One genomic window of Scylla paramamosain isolate STU-SP2022 chromosome 20, ASM3559412v1, whole genome shotgun sequence includes the following:
- the LOC135110731 gene encoding LOW QUALITY PROTEIN: hematopoietic prostaglandin D synthase-like (The sequence of the model RefSeq protein was modified relative to this genomic sequence to represent the inferred CDS: inserted 1 base in 1 codon) — protein MPEYKLVYFNSRGLGELIRWIFFCGXIPFPDERFEVSEWPEKKVTPGGKLPLLCIDGKPLWQSMAIGRYAAKLAGLTLDDPLDGCYCDAFVKTTKELLMDMYMIL, from the exons atgccCGAATACAAACTGGTCTACTTCAACAGCCGTGGCCTGGGGGAACTCATCCGCTGGATCTTCTTCTGTG ATATTCCTTTCCCTGACGAGCGCTTTGAGGTGTCCGAGTGGCCCGAGAAGAAGG tcACGCCCGGAGGAAAGCTGCCTCTGCTGTGTATCGATGGCAAGCCCCTGTGGCAGTCCATGGCCATCGGCCGCTACGCCGCTAAGCTCGCTGGCCTGACCCTGGATGATCCCCTCGACGGTTGCTACTGCGACGCCTTCGTGAAAACCACCAAGGAACTGCTGATGGATATGTACATGATCTTGTAA